A stretch of the Macaca mulatta isolate MMU2019108-1 chromosome 16, T2T-MMU8v2.0, whole genome shotgun sequence genome encodes the following:
- the MRPS23 gene encoding small ribosomal subunit protein mS23 gives MAGSRLETVGSVFSRTRNLIRAGVLKEKPLWLDIYNAFPPLREPVFQRPRLRYGKAKASIQDIWYHEDQIRAKFYSVYGSGQRAFDLFNPNYKSTCQRFVEKYTELQKLGETDEEKLFVETGKALLAEGVILRRVGEARTQHEGSHDSWKSEHLSVRPQTAVEENETQKEVPQDQHLEAPADQLKGLSPP, from the exons ATGGCAGGCAGCCGGCTGGAAACCGTAGGGAGCGTCTTCTCGCG GACTCGGAACCTGATTCGGGCCGGGGTGCTGAAGGAGAAACCTCTGTGGTTGGACATATATAACGCCTTTCCCCCGCTGAGGGAGCCCGTCTTCCAAAGACCCCGATTGCGATATGGCAAAGCCAAAGCTTCCATCCAGGACATCTGGTACCACGAGGATCAGATTAGAGC GAAGTTTTATTCAGTGTATGGGTCTGGTCAAAGAGCTTTTGATCTGTTCAATCCAAACTACAAGTCTACCTGTCAACG GTTTGTGGAGAAGTACACTGAGCTGCAGAAACTTGGAGAAACAGATGAAGAGAAGTTATTTGTGGAAACAGGGAAGGCTTTATTGGCAGAAGGTGTCATTTTAAGACGAGTTGGCGAAGCAAGGACT CAACATGAAGGTAGTCACGATTCCTGGAAATCCGAACACTTGAGTGTCAGACCACAGACTGCGGTGGAAGAGAACGAGACTCAGAAAGAAGTTCCACAGGACCAGCATTTGGAAGCACCTGCAGACCAGTTGAAAGGTCTCTCGCCTCCCTGA